From a region of the Labrenzia sp. CE80 genome:
- a CDS encoding TRAP transporter small permease, which produces MTGVVSTALSSLSLAANRIATAANVIGTLVVLGLVAVVNFDVVARGAFNMPFRGAIEVVQFSMVLIVFFQLPDVVRSNRLTRSDGFLILLGLTRPRLAGVIRRLIDLLSCMIMVLITVALWPEFVEMWHTNDYFGIPGVFTAPWWPIKLTIVCSAALCAVLFAIKFLGIEPDAFAISNKSAKGREE; this is translated from the coding sequence CTACCGCCCTTTCGAGCCTGTCGCTTGCGGCGAACCGCATCGCAACGGCAGCCAACGTCATCGGAACGCTCGTCGTTCTTGGGCTGGTTGCCGTTGTGAACTTCGATGTCGTGGCGCGAGGGGCGTTCAACATGCCCTTTCGCGGAGCGATTGAAGTGGTTCAGTTCTCCATGGTTCTGATTGTCTTCTTTCAGCTTCCAGACGTGGTCCGCTCCAACAGGCTCACTCGTTCCGATGGTTTTTTGATCTTGCTTGGACTCACAAGACCGAGGCTGGCCGGAGTGATCCGCCGGCTGATAGATCTCTTGTCCTGTATGATTATGGTCCTGATCACCGTCGCCCTGTGGCCGGAGTTCGTGGAAATGTGGCACACGAACGACTACTTCGGCATTCCCGGTGTTTTCACCGCGCCCTGGTGGCCTATCAAACTTACGATCGTCTGTAGCGCTGCTCTGTGCGCAGTGCTTTTTGCAATCAAATTCTTGGGCATTGAGCCGGATGCGTTCGCCATCTCGAACAAGAGTGCGAAAGGGCGCGAGGAATGA
- a CDS encoding TRAP transporter large permease, with protein MILGIGFENPLLVGIIALTLLLVLVVFGVRVVFAAAVVGLLGLIELLGWSGAAGIVGTVPHSKSSTYALSVLPMFIFIGFLAFHAGMTGQLFNAARKWLGWLPGGLAVATVFATAGFAAVSGASTATSAVFARVAIPEMLRYGYDKKLAAGVVAAGGTLATLIPPSAIIVIYAIIVEESVGRLLLAGFLPGLVSALIYAAIIVFWAMMRPEQAPAVEPSTWKERFASLPGVSPVFLVVLIIITAIYGGWATPTEAGALGAAVVFVLALLRGAGFKTIKSSLMESAKLTAMIFALIWGVLIFVRFLGFSGVPEAFTAWVVGLDMPPMVIMICILLAYAVLGMFMDAIGMLLLTLPVVYPAVIALGFDSIWFGIIVVKMAEVCLITPPIGLNCFVVNAVQPSISLPQVFRGIALFFIADVLTIIALLAFPEIVTILPDLLSN; from the coding sequence ATGATCCTGGGTATCGGGTTCGAAAATCCGCTTCTGGTCGGCATCATCGCACTGACTCTCTTGCTCGTCCTGGTGGTATTCGGTGTTCGGGTTGTCTTTGCGGCAGCTGTCGTCGGGCTTCTGGGCCTGATTGAGCTTCTTGGCTGGAGCGGCGCGGCCGGCATTGTCGGAACTGTGCCCCATTCCAAGTCTTCGACTTATGCTCTCAGCGTCTTGCCAATGTTCATCTTCATCGGCTTTCTTGCATTTCATGCGGGAATGACAGGGCAATTGTTTAATGCGGCCCGCAAGTGGCTTGGCTGGCTTCCTGGCGGCCTCGCGGTGGCGACGGTATTTGCAACAGCCGGCTTTGCGGCCGTCTCTGGAGCGTCAACCGCGACGTCTGCGGTCTTCGCTCGCGTCGCAATCCCTGAGATGTTGCGCTACGGCTATGACAAGAAGTTGGCGGCAGGTGTTGTTGCTGCCGGCGGCACGCTTGCGACTTTGATCCCGCCATCGGCGATCATCGTGATCTATGCGATCATCGTTGAGGAATCTGTCGGGCGCCTGCTGCTTGCAGGGTTCCTGCCTGGCCTGGTGTCAGCGCTTATATATGCGGCCATTATCGTCTTTTGGGCGATGATGCGCCCGGAACAGGCCCCTGCCGTCGAGCCTTCAACCTGGAAAGAGCGGTTTGCGTCTTTGCCGGGCGTCTCGCCCGTGTTCCTGGTGGTTCTGATCATCATTACGGCGATCTACGGCGGTTGGGCCACGCCAACAGAGGCAGGGGCTCTCGGCGCGGCCGTTGTCTTCGTGCTCGCTCTGCTGCGCGGTGCAGGTTTCAAGACCATCAAGAGTTCGCTGATGGAAAGCGCGAAGCTGACCGCCATGATCTTTGCGCTCATTTGGGGTGTCCTGATTTTTGTTCGTTTTCTTGGGTTCTCAGGCGTTCCAGAAGCCTTTACGGCATGGGTTGTCGGGCTCGACATGCCACCGATGGTGATCATGATATGCATCCTGCTGGCTTATGCGGTCCTCGGGATGTTCATGGATGCGATCGGTATGCTCTTGCTGACCCTGCCAGTCGTCTACCCAGCTGTGATCGCGCTTGGCTTCGACTCAATCTGGTTTGGCATCATCGTGGTCAAGATGGCTGAAGTCTGCCTGATTACACCGCCGATCGGTTTGAATTGCTTCGTGGTGAATGCTGTTCAGCCGAGTATTTCGTTGCCTCAAGTGTTCCGTGGAATTGCCTTGTTCTTCATTGCCGATGTGCTGACCATTATTGCGCTGCTAGCATTCCCGGAAATCGTTACAATCTTGCCAGATTTGTTGAGCAATTGA
- a CDS encoding TRAP transporter small permease: MIKSQEKAGWLGAADRLLVPVEDAANLLAACAIFLLMVLGVVQIVSRTIFNAPIEGYIDLVELSMAGMAFLGAAYCQRIGAHIRMELLVGRLHGRALWAAEIFGTVVGLAIIGVLIWYGGEHFLRSYTLGDSTIDAELPVWPSKLLVPVAFSIWFLRLSVQLWGSMRMFVDPQRDPVGVIFVKGAAEQAEDEMHDAMGGEIAESEASRSGDGK, encoded by the coding sequence ATGATCAAATCCCAGGAAAAGGCCGGATGGCTCGGTGCGGCGGATCGTTTGCTTGTGCCCGTTGAGGACGCCGCGAACCTTCTGGCTGCTTGCGCCATTTTCTTATTGATGGTGCTCGGGGTTGTGCAGATCGTCAGTCGAACGATCTTCAACGCGCCAATCGAGGGCTACATCGATCTGGTTGAACTCTCTATGGCGGGGATGGCGTTTCTCGGAGCGGCCTATTGCCAACGCATAGGCGCTCACATCCGCATGGAACTGCTCGTTGGCCGACTTCATGGCCGGGCCCTTTGGGCCGCAGAGATCTTCGGCACGGTTGTAGGGCTGGCGATCATCGGCGTCCTGATTTGGTACGGGGGGGAACATTTCTTGCGCTCATACACGCTTGGCGATTCAACGATCGATGCCGAACTCCCTGTCTGGCCGTCAAAGCTGCTCGTTCCCGTGGCCTTTTCTATCTGGTTCCTGCGTCTTTCGGTGCAGCTTTGGGGCAGCATGAGAATGTTCGTAGACCCTCAACGCGATCCTGTAGGAGTGATCTTCGTCAAGGGCGCGGCTGAGCAGGCTGAAGATGAGATGCACGATGCCATGGGCGGCGAAATTGCCGAAAGCGAAGCTTCCCGGTCAGGAGACGGCAAATGA
- a CDS encoding heme-binding protein: MHLQTSLPLASADVIIDEALRLGRVEKLLPLTVVVLDAGAKLVAAKSEDGSGVLRYDIAFGKAWGALGMGISSRLIRDRLSARPTFQAALATASDGRLIPVPGGVLIRDANKVTIGAVGISGDTSDKDEYCAIEAIKVAELFSEPAEPAEDWRSSSLSDHYPT; this comes from the coding sequence ATGCATCTTCAAACAAGCTTGCCGCTTGCTTCTGCCGACGTGATTATTGATGAAGCGCTGCGGCTCGGTCGCGTTGAGAAGCTCTTGCCACTCACTGTTGTGGTTCTTGACGCAGGAGCAAAACTGGTGGCTGCCAAGAGTGAGGATGGCTCTGGTGTGCTGCGGTATGACATCGCTTTCGGCAAGGCTTGGGGCGCGCTGGGGATGGGGATTTCCAGTCGCCTTATCCGTGACCGACTGTCCGCGCGGCCGACGTTTCAAGCGGCACTCGCGACAGCTTCGGACGGTCGTCTCATTCCGGTTCCAGGTGGTGTTCTAATTCGCGACGCCAACAAGGTGACAATTGGCGCGGTCGGGATCAGCGGGGATACCTCCGACAAAGATGAGTATTGCGCAATCGAAGCGATAAAGGTCGCAGAGTTGTTCTCAGAGCCGGCAGAACCAGCGGAGGACTGGAGATCGTCCTCGTTGTCTGACCATTATCCAACCTGA
- a CDS encoding GntR family transcriptional regulator, with the protein MNKDIQTTELDAQTASATQKAYLAIQRMIVVGEISAGEKLKIGTLTAKLGTGASPVREALSLLTSDQLVERIDHRGFRAAQTSRENFEEILGLRCALEDRALRQSIARATNEWEERLVLSHHRMVRQPREDVEAFEALHKTFHMTLLDNCGSPILIRYCSQLYDLNIRYRYIAGQTVNYQSRDIGAEHQAILAAAVDRNAGLAAERLINHYRQTGAFLNGFFSRMEPVDF; encoded by the coding sequence ATGAACAAAGACATTCAAACGACAGAGCTTGACGCGCAGACAGCATCTGCAACGCAAAAGGCCTATCTTGCAATTCAGCGCATGATCGTGGTCGGCGAAATCTCAGCTGGAGAAAAGCTGAAGATCGGAACCCTGACCGCAAAGCTTGGGACCGGTGCCTCACCGGTTCGAGAAGCCCTCAGTTTGCTGACATCGGACCAGCTCGTCGAACGCATTGACCATCGCGGTTTCCGCGCAGCCCAAACCAGCCGGGAAAACTTCGAGGAAATTCTGGGACTTCGCTGCGCACTAGAAGACAGAGCGCTCAGACAGAGTATCGCCAGAGCAACCAACGAGTGGGAGGAGCGCCTTGTGCTGAGCCACCACAGAATGGTCCGGCAGCCGCGCGAGGACGTAGAGGCATTCGAAGCGCTTCACAAGACGTTTCACATGACCCTGTTGGACAATTGTGGCTCGCCGATCCTGATACGCTATTGCAGTCAGCTCTATGATCTCAATATTCGCTACCGATACATTGCGGGCCAAACCGTCAACTATCAGTCACGAGATATCGGCGCCGAACACCAGGCGATCCTTGCTGCGGCAGTCGACCGCAATGCCGGCCTCGCCGCGGAGCGGCTGATCAATCACTATCGTCAAACCGGGGCTTTCCTGAACGGCTTCTTCAGCCGCATGGAACCTGTCGATTTCTGA
- a CDS encoding TAXI family TRAP transporter solute-binding subunit has product MLRLMKKTAFAAGLLLAATGADAEELRIGTASLGGAFYPMGQSIANLVNKYAGDDISMVPVVTGGSVQNPRLLDAGEVEIAITNNNLAVLAINGKGPYKSGAIDVGAVAALHPSVLHMIVLEDSDIKTIEDLKGKRVAVGPAGGGTLGFLNFLLPLHDMELEDMTPSFLSYSDGFSQLSDGNVDAAFALSGYPAGAVMQASAGNKLRFISFSEGMLDKALAKNGAYKSVEIPADVYGTAEPGTVIGVNNMLIAPNSLSADVVEKIVASVFDHLDEFQAENANAKQIDPAASLSLAIPLHEGAARYFEK; this is encoded by the coding sequence ATGTTGAGATTAATGAAAAAAACCGCGTTTGCGGCGGGCTTGTTATTGGCAGCAACGGGCGCTGACGCGGAGGAGCTTCGCATCGGTACGGCGAGCCTTGGCGGTGCCTTCTATCCAATGGGCCAAAGCATCGCGAACCTGGTTAATAAATACGCCGGCGATGACATTTCGATGGTTCCTGTCGTGACGGGTGGGTCGGTTCAGAATCCGCGTCTTTTGGATGCCGGTGAAGTTGAGATTGCCATCACGAACAACAATCTGGCCGTCCTGGCGATCAATGGGAAGGGCCCCTACAAGTCCGGCGCTATCGATGTCGGGGCAGTCGCGGCCTTGCACCCAAGTGTGCTACATATGATTGTGCTTGAGGACTCTGACATCAAGACCATCGAGGATCTCAAGGGTAAACGTGTCGCCGTTGGACCAGCCGGGGGCGGCACGCTTGGTTTTCTCAACTTTCTTCTTCCGCTCCACGATATGGAGCTGGAGGACATGACCCCTAGTTTTCTCTCATACTCCGATGGTTTCAGTCAGCTGAGCGACGGCAATGTTGATGCAGCCTTCGCGCTTTCTGGCTACCCGGCCGGGGCGGTTATGCAGGCATCTGCAGGCAACAAACTGCGCTTCATCTCCTTCTCAGAAGGTATGCTGGACAAAGCGCTTGCGAAAAACGGCGCCTACAAGAGCGTTGAGATCCCAGCGGATGTTTACGGCACCGCGGAGCCGGGAACCGTTATCGGCGTCAATAACATGCTGATCGCACCGAACTCTTTGAGTGCCGATGTCGTCGAAAAGATCGTTGCATCTGTGTTCGACCATCTCGACGAGTTCCAGGCTGAAAACGCCAATGCCAAGCAAATCGATCCGGCGGCATCTCTCAGCCTTGCCATTCCCTTGCATGAAGGTGCAGCGCGATACTTCGAAAAATAA
- a CDS encoding C4-dicarboxylate ABC transporter substrate-binding protein yields the protein MKKIKNLLCAAAALVSASATGALAANIDGPKVFWKLSMWGNPRALSAGMEKLSELAATETDGNFQIKIFYGGQLAQARENLDGLTVNAFEGAAICNFYHPGRNPAWMVFSLPFLPLGDPKVDRYVRSKLFEHPAIVADMERWNAIPYVSGLLPQYEVLGKGKAPNDLSDWEGLRVRAGGGLGSAMEKLGAVKQTLPAGETAIAFQRGALDAAAFPYTYAHVAFKIHEEADWFTSNLAPGTSECGWVFNKTAYEALPPQYQEFLMNNRDMVMQVEQEAYAAQDQKNLPLFEESLTKVTYSDEQLAEFRERAGKPVWDEWINANKDKFDAQGLFDAVWQYAEDAKAAK from the coding sequence ATGAAGAAAATCAAAAACCTGTTGTGCGCGGCAGCTGCGCTTGTTTCTGCATCTGCGACCGGCGCGCTTGCTGCGAATATCGATGGCCCAAAGGTCTTCTGGAAACTTTCCATGTGGGGAAACCCTCGCGCGCTGTCCGCGGGGATGGAGAAATTGTCGGAGCTAGCCGCAACGGAGACCGACGGAAATTTTCAGATCAAGATTTTCTATGGTGGTCAGCTTGCGCAGGCGCGTGAGAATCTCGACGGTTTGACCGTCAACGCCTTTGAGGGCGCTGCAATCTGTAATTTCTATCATCCAGGCAGAAACCCGGCGTGGATGGTTTTCTCACTTCCGTTCTTGCCGCTCGGCGATCCGAAAGTAGACCGGTATGTCCGCAGCAAGTTGTTCGAGCATCCCGCGATCGTAGCGGACATGGAACGCTGGAACGCCATTCCATATGTCTCCGGATTGCTGCCTCAATACGAAGTGCTCGGCAAGGGCAAGGCTCCCAACGATCTGTCCGACTGGGAGGGATTGCGTGTTCGCGCCGGCGGCGGCCTTGGGTCCGCTATGGAAAAGCTCGGCGCTGTAAAGCAGACGTTGCCGGCCGGCGAAACCGCCATCGCCTTTCAACGCGGTGCTCTTGATGCGGCCGCCTTCCCATATACGTACGCGCACGTTGCCTTCAAAATTCATGAAGAAGCAGATTGGTTTACGTCGAACCTAGCGCCTGGCACCTCCGAGTGCGGTTGGGTTTTCAACAAGACTGCTTATGAGGCCCTGCCACCGCAGTATCAGGAATTCCTGATGAACAATCGCGATATGGTCATGCAGGTCGAGCAGGAAGCCTATGCAGCCCAAGACCAGAAGAACCTGCCGTTGTTCGAAGAAAGTCTGACCAAAGTGACCTACAGCGATGAGCAGCTTGCTGAGTTCCGTGAGAGAGCGGGCAAGCCGGTGTGGGACGAATGGATCAACGCAAACAAGGACAAGTTCGACGCGCAGGGGCTCTTTGATGCTGTCTGGCAATATGCCGAGGACGCTAAAGCCGCGAAGTAA
- a CDS encoding TRAP transporter fused permease subunit, whose product MNIRSIVAGAFSKPRLISFAAFGLGAFHLAVVSGMFSLSTMPMRLIHVALAFSLLFVLKPASGRLAGSRLNGLLTWGLVLAAVGASLWLITRWKAIAFSGGLTEPADFYAGAVILVLVFEAARRGVGLVLALITLTFFCYPFISPFLPGILNGRGYGLERMVIFLTTDTQGVYGIPVGVAATYIIVFTIFGAMLSRFGAGDFFFEVSIRLTRGMRAASAKSAVLFSTLIGMVSGSAAGNVAVTGTVTIPIMKREGYAPHQAAAIEAVASTGGQLMPPVMGAAAFIMAEIVGVPYTSVMLIALLPALLFFGSAFFVVHLQAVKSDIKPVEHDQTDGRPLWKVLVDGAPFIGAFGVLLGLMLVGFSPFKASLWAMAILILLDVVRHRRLDGEFFKKIAGSISDGALNVVTISAACAAAGVISGTLGITGLGSKIALLIDVASNGQLILALFFTMVTSIVLGMGLPTTAAYLILATVVAPALVKFGVPVLTAHFFVFYYGCISTITPPVALASYVAGGIAGADINRVGWTAAAYAATSFILPFAFVFGPSLLMQGDIVANIVAVVTGFAGIASIAVGVVGCLHRPLHWFSRVVALVAGLCLLLQFWPTAVVGAVLLAGLFFSQQAGRKIPA is encoded by the coding sequence TTGAATATCAGAAGTATTGTCGCCGGGGCATTCAGCAAGCCCCGTCTTATTTCATTTGCCGCGTTTGGACTCGGGGCCTTTCACCTTGCCGTGGTTTCAGGGATGTTCTCCCTGTCGACGATGCCGATGCGCCTAATTCATGTCGCCTTGGCTTTTTCTCTCCTCTTCGTCCTGAAACCTGCGTCTGGGCGTCTCGCCGGCAGCCGGTTGAACGGGCTGTTGACGTGGGGCTTGGTGCTTGCCGCCGTGGGTGCGAGCCTTTGGTTGATTACCCGTTGGAAGGCTATCGCTTTCAGCGGGGGTCTCACGGAGCCGGCGGACTTTTACGCCGGAGCAGTTATCCTGGTTCTGGTGTTTGAGGCAGCGCGTCGTGGCGTCGGGCTGGTTCTTGCTCTCATCACACTTACCTTCTTCTGCTATCCCTTCATCAGTCCTTTCCTGCCCGGCATCCTGAACGGAAGAGGATATGGCCTCGAGCGCATGGTCATCTTCCTCACGACGGATACGCAGGGCGTCTACGGCATTCCGGTCGGAGTGGCTGCGACCTACATTATTGTCTTCACGATTTTTGGCGCGATGCTGTCACGCTTCGGTGCTGGTGACTTCTTCTTCGAGGTCTCGATCAGATTGACCCGCGGGATGCGTGCGGCAAGCGCCAAGTCTGCAGTGCTGTTTTCGACGCTCATCGGGATGGTCTCGGGCTCGGCTGCGGGCAACGTTGCGGTGACGGGGACAGTTACGATTCCAATCATGAAGCGTGAAGGCTACGCGCCTCATCAAGCCGCGGCCATCGAAGCTGTCGCCTCTACAGGAGGGCAGTTGATGCCGCCGGTTATGGGGGCTGCGGCCTTCATCATGGCCGAGATCGTTGGTGTTCCTTACACATCTGTCATGCTGATTGCGCTGTTGCCAGCGTTGCTGTTCTTTGGGTCGGCGTTCTTCGTCGTGCATCTGCAGGCGGTGAAATCAGACATCAAGCCGGTCGAGCATGATCAGACCGATGGCCGTCCTCTTTGGAAGGTTCTCGTCGATGGCGCGCCTTTTATCGGGGCTTTCGGCGTCCTTCTGGGGCTGATGCTTGTTGGTTTTTCGCCGTTTAAGGCTTCGCTCTGGGCAATGGCTATTCTGATTTTGCTTGATGTCGTGAGACATCGCCGGCTGGATGGTGAATTCTTCAAGAAGATTGCTGGCAGCATATCCGACGGCGCGCTCAACGTTGTCACTATCTCTGCAGCTTGCGCGGCGGCAGGAGTTATCTCGGGCACACTTGGTATCACCGGATTGGGTTCGAAGATTGCCCTGCTGATTGATGTCGCTTCCAATGGTCAGCTTATTCTCGCGTTGTTCTTCACCATGGTCACCTCCATCGTTCTTGGAATGGGGCTCCCAACCACAGCGGCCTATCTGATCCTTGCGACAGTCGTTGCTCCGGCCTTGGTCAAGTTCGGTGTGCCGGTGCTGACCGCACATTTCTTTGTCTTTTACTATGGCTGTATCTCGACGATCACGCCGCCAGTCGCGCTGGCGTCATATGTCGCAGGTGGCATTGCGGGCGCTGACATTAATAGAGTGGGGTGGACCGCGGCGGCTTATGCGGCGACCAGCTTTATCTTGCCCTTTGCGTTTGTGTTTGGCCCCAGCCTGCTCATGCAAGGCGACATCGTGGCGAACATCGTCGCGGTTGTGACTGGCTTTGCCGGAATAGCCTCCATTGCTGTCGGGGTCGTCGGCTGCCTCCATCGGCCGCTGCATTGGTTCAGCCGGGTCGTTGCCCTGGTTGCGGGCCTCTGCTTGCTGCTTCAATTCTGGCCGACTGCTGTTGTTGGCGCTGTACTGCTGGCGGGGCTGTTTTTCTCACAGCAGGCCGGCCGAAAGATCCCTGCTTAA
- a CDS encoding TRAP transporter large permease has translation MSPVEIGTVSVLAIVALIYLGVYIPIALTVVSFVSIWLMRDNFDLAMNLLKIAVGDSVMEYTFATVPLFTFMGLIVSKAGLGNDIYEVMSSGFRRVKGGIGMATVGANAVFAAVTGSSIASASVFAKVSVPQMLHYGYNPRFAVGVVAGSSVLGMIIPPSAMLIIYSFVAEQSVGEMFLAGVVPGLMLAVAYVASIWTMGKFWPSFVGGRPADGYEWLSWSEIASKTLPTLTLILIVLGGIYTGWMTPVEAGAAGSLAGLLIAMLRGRMSLKGFWEALIETGHISAAILFLITAASIYSRMLGLAGLPNELSDMLVGNDYGFVTIMVVYILLMLVLGTLLDTASIILIVVPLFLPLIEPMGLSLVWFGIITVVGAEIGLLTPPLGISCFVIKATLNDSRISLKDVFMGALPFAAVMLIVLILLIRFPALSLAILN, from the coding sequence ATGAGTCCAGTTGAAATCGGAACGGTTTCCGTTCTTGCAATCGTCGCCCTGATCTATCTGGGCGTTTATATACCTATCGCCCTGACTGTTGTTTCTTTCGTGTCCATCTGGCTCATGCGAGACAACTTTGATCTCGCGATGAACCTTCTTAAGATCGCTGTCGGCGATAGCGTGATGGAATACACTTTCGCGACTGTTCCCCTCTTTACTTTCATGGGCCTGATCGTCTCCAAAGCCGGTTTGGGCAATGACATCTATGAAGTGATGAGCAGCGGTTTCCGACGCGTCAAAGGTGGTATCGGAATGGCGACCGTCGGGGCCAACGCCGTCTTCGCTGCCGTGACAGGATCATCCATTGCTTCGGCCTCGGTGTTTGCCAAAGTGTCCGTGCCCCAGATGCTGCATTATGGCTACAATCCAAGATTTGCCGTTGGCGTCGTGGCCGGGTCATCTGTGCTCGGCATGATTATCCCGCCATCGGCGATGCTTATCATCTATTCGTTTGTTGCCGAGCAATCTGTCGGCGAGATGTTCCTCGCCGGTGTTGTTCCCGGGTTGATGCTGGCGGTTGCATATGTCGCAAGCATCTGGACCATGGGTAAATTCTGGCCAAGCTTTGTAGGTGGCCGTCCGGCAGATGGTTATGAGTGGCTTTCTTGGTCGGAAATTGCCTCCAAGACTCTGCCGACACTGACGTTGATCCTTATCGTGCTCGGTGGGATTTATACGGGCTGGATGACGCCCGTTGAGGCAGGGGCCGCAGGGTCGCTGGCTGGCCTCTTGATCGCCATGTTGCGAGGCCGCATGAGCCTGAAGGGGTTCTGGGAAGCTTTGATTGAAACCGGGCATATCTCTGCGGCCATCCTGTTTCTGATCACGGCTGCCTCGATCTACAGCCGTATGCTCGGACTGGCTGGTCTTCCGAATGAGCTTTCGGACATGCTCGTCGGTAACGACTATGGCTTCGTGACCATCATGGTCGTCTACATCCTGTTGATGCTGGTGTTGGGCACCTTGCTCGATACCGCCTCTATTATCCTGATCGTCGTGCCGCTGTTTTTGCCTCTAATTGAGCCGATGGGACTTTCGCTCGTCTGGTTTGGTATCATCACAGTTGTTGGCGCCGAAATCGGTCTTCTCACGCCACCTCTCGGCATTTCCTGCTTCGTCATCAAGGCGACGCTGAATGACAGCCGGATCTCACTCAAGGACGTTTTCATGGGAGCGCTGCCCTTCGCGGCGGTCATGTTGATCGTCCTGATTTTGTTGATCCGCTTTCCTGCGCTTAGCCTCGCCATTTTGAACTAA
- a CDS encoding cupin domain-containing protein translates to MARKFRRVVTGHDDNGVAIVESDQIATHLLQRPSRPGVTLTNFWLTHGTPAEYDGAVETCEGDFILHPPTNGSVFRVVEFMPEDPEVMATLDGKAAFAEMGAGANIVEGARHPFMHRTDSVDYAVIMSGEIYMLMDEDEVLLKAGDVVVQRGTNHAWSNRGTEPCSIAFVLIDGVTKADAAPEHQKGIPPR, encoded by the coding sequence ATGGCTCGTAAATTCAGACGCGTCGTGACGGGTCACGATGACAATGGCGTCGCAATTGTAGAGAGTGACCAGATTGCGACGCATCTTCTTCAGAGGCCAAGCCGGCCGGGTGTGACACTGACCAATTTCTGGCTGACGCATGGAACGCCGGCGGAATACGACGGCGCAGTGGAAACCTGCGAGGGGGACTTCATTCTACACCCGCCGACGAATGGAAGTGTTTTTCGCGTTGTCGAATTCATGCCTGAAGATCCGGAGGTCATGGCAACTCTGGACGGCAAGGCAGCGTTCGCCGAAATGGGTGCAGGCGCCAACATCGTTGAGGGCGCCCGCCATCCCTTCATGCATCGTACGGACAGCGTTGACTATGCGGTGATCATGAGCGGAGAAATCTACATGCTCATGGATGAAGATGAAGTGCTTTTGAAAGCTGGCGACGTGGTGGTCCAGCGCGGTACGAACCACGCGTGGTCCAATCGTGGCACCGAACCCTGCTCAATTGCCTTTGTGCTTATTGACGGAGTTACCAAGGCTGACGCCGCGCCAGAGCACCAAAAGGGCATTCCGCCGCGATAA
- a CDS encoding dioxygenase, translating to MRNVTKDNITDVFMGYFGPDTDPRLRTILESLVRHLHAFAKETSLTHAEWQKGIEFLEWAGDISDKERHEFVLLSDVLGLSSLVDMINTVPGGTSSSVLGPFHISGAPPLAIGGDLKGDFEGTVLISEGIVRDQDGNPIEGAEVDIWQTAPNGLYSSQDPEQDTYSFHGIQTTGPDGRYAFTSVKPVSYTVPSDGPVGGILNSTGRHPWRPSHLHFIVKAKGFRPLVTEVFPDDDPYLDEDTVFGVREDLVMSYVDMPAGTFPKGFELSGKVDEAYHTVTFDLVLTPDHT from the coding sequence ATGCGCAACGTCACCAAAGACAACATAACAGATGTCTTCATGGGGTACTTCGGGCCGGATACAGACCCACGCCTTCGCACGATCCTCGAAAGCCTGGTGCGCCATCTTCATGCCTTTGCCAAGGAAACCAGCCTGACACATGCTGAATGGCAAAAAGGTATCGAGTTTCTGGAATGGGCTGGCGACATCTCCGATAAGGAACGGCATGAGTTTGTACTCCTGTCGGATGTTCTTGGCCTGTCGTCGCTAGTCGACATGATCAACACCGTTCCAGGTGGCACCTCATCCAGTGTTCTTGGTCCATTCCATATTTCGGGAGCGCCACCGCTTGCGATCGGCGGTGACCTTAAGGGCGATTTTGAAGGAACTGTCCTCATTTCAGAGGGTATAGTGCGCGATCAGGATGGGAATCCGATTGAAGGTGCAGAAGTCGACATCTGGCAAACAGCACCGAACGGGCTCTACTCCAGTCAGGATCCTGAGCAGGACACTTACTCATTTCACGGCATACAAACGACTGGGCCGGATGGCCGCTATGCGTTTACAAGCGTGAAGCCAGTTAGCTACACTGTACCAAGCGATGGGCCGGTCGGTGGTATATTGAATTCAACCGGGCGACATCCATGGCGCCCGTCTCATCTTCACTTCATCGTCAAGGCGAAGGGCTTCCGACCTTTGGTTACGGAAGTGTTTCCGGATGATGATCCTTATCTGGACGAAGACACTGTTTTCGGGGTTCGCGAGGATCTGGTGATGAGCTATGTGGACATGCCGGCTGGCACCTTCCCGAAGGGCTTCGAACTTAGCGGGAAGGTCGACGAGGCATATCACACGGTCACGTTCGACCTGGTATTGACGCCAGACCACACTTGA